A genomic segment from Corylus avellana chromosome ca5, CavTom2PMs-1.0 encodes:
- the LOC132182237 gene encoding putative F-box protein At1g67623, with translation MKRTRQRREHHAIKSLPNDLLMEVLVKVASASLTDLLKLKLSCKDFCGLVEDDYIFQHVSLKELPLVWCTRDEVLSFLKRCKQSGNPDALFREGIYGYFSSKNPGLGLEFLEKASKKEHIEATYMYGLILICSGGPLKQHGFQLLSSLITSKLNGSRIKECRRRVKDCIRSMWIKNNMARDQEPYCPKETCCNYGRIPNSLTAKRAGWLSNDYIENEDDKFTCCEYCRCHHEVHLFCNMLQGK, from the coding sequence ATGAAGAGAACGAGACAGAGAAGAGAGCATCACGCCATTAAATCTCTTCCAAACGATTTGTTGATGGAAGTACTTGTTAAGGTTGCATCAGCTTCTCTCACCGACCTCCTCAAGCTTAAATTAAGTTGCAAGGATTTTTGTGGGTTGGTGGAAGatgattatatttttcaacatgTATCGTTGAAGGAGCTTCCACTAGTTTGGTGCACAAGAGATGAAGTTCTGTCATTCTTAAAACGCTGCAAGCAGAGCGGAAACCCAGATGCATTATTTCGAGAAGGCATATATGGATACTTCAGTTCTAAGAATCCAGGATTAGGACTTGAGTTTTTGGAGAAAGCATCCAAAAAAGAACATATTGAAGCAACATATATGTATGgtcttattttaatttgttctgGGGGTCCATTAAAGCAACATGGCTTTCAGCTTCTATCTTCTCTTATTACTAGCAagttaaacggctcaagaataAAAGAATGTCGAAGGAGAGTAAAGGATTGTATTCGAAGCATGTGGATCAAAAATAACATGGCTAGAGATCAAGAGCCCTACTGCCCTAAAGAAACATGCTGCAACTATGGGAGAATCCCAAATTCTTTGACGGCAAAAAGGGCAGGATGGCTATCAAATGACTATATAGAGAACGAGGACGACAAGTTCACGTGTTGCGAGTATTGCCGATGTCATCATGAAGtgcatttgttttgtaataTGTTACAGGGAAAGTAG